The genomic DNA gcgccgcgcaggCATACTACCTCAGCCGGATGGGCCAGACGCTGCGCCTCGTCGACCCGCCCGTGCTCTGGGTCGTCGTCGAGGCAGGCAAGCCCAcgcccgaggccgccgccgcgctgcgaCGCACCGCCGTCATGCACCGGTACGTCGGGTGCTGCGATAAGCTCAACGCCTCCGACTCCTCCTCCATCGACCTCCGCCCGCACCAGATGAATGCAGCGCTCGAGCTCGTCGAGAACCACCGACTCGACGGCATCGTCTACTTCGCCCACGAGGAGGGCGTCTACTCCCTAGAACTCTTCCAACGCCTGCGCCAAATCAGGTACTGCCCGCCCCCATTCGATTCAGCTTTGCGTCCTTCACCAGATTCAGGCATTCAGCCATCCTTTAGTTTGGTGAATCATTTCGTTTGGTACAGACCCGTACATCTCTAATTGTTCAAGGGTATGTCATTTGCAATTGCTCTTGTCAGACAAGATTGTAGTAATTCTTTCGGATGCCAAAGCAGGCAGCCTGTTTGGTATCACCTAGTTCTAGGGAAAGAATCAAAAGATCCTTCCTTTTGCTGTTATGCTGTCTGAATTGACTGAAAGGTTGAAACTTTAGCAAGTCCTTGCAAATACTACTGCTGCTGACTCCACTAAGGGCCTCAACAGTCTTACCATTTTTTCTTGTCCTAGTCTCCTAGATTCAGTAGCATCAATGTTTTGCTTTGTAGGAGCTCATTGGTACAATAGTTCATCCTATTTAATACTGTTCAGCTCAACAAAATTGTTTTTAAAAGCCTGACAAGCAAAAATTAGGCCCGGAGCATCAAAATATAGTAATATTCTGCGTTACTGAAAAAATTGGACTCTGCATATAAATCAGGCTTTTGACTTATTGCAAATCTTGTGATGATTAGGAGGTTTGGCACATGGCCTGTTCCAGTGATCTCTGAAGACAGAAAGGATGGTGTGGTGCTGGAGGGCCCTGTGTGCAAGCAGAATCAAGTGGTTGGATGGCATACAAGTGAGGATAGCAGCAAGCTCCGTAGATTTCATGTTGCTATGTCGGGTTTCGCATTCAATAGCACCATGCTCTGGGATCCCAAGCTGAGGTCCCATTTGGCCTGGAATTCAATTCGGCATCAGGACACGGTGAAAGAAGGTTTCCAAGTAAGTTgcctgtttcttttttcttctttcttttttatattcTGACTCCTGAGTTAGTACCATATATACAATGTTCTTATGCTTTTGGAGGCTACCCTTAATTCATTTTCTGAACAAGCTATGTAGAAAATTGATCTACGTTGTCTCTTCCCTAGTATTATAGAATCCTGGATATGTTAAATTGCATGAAAGTAAAAGGCTGCAGTGGAATAAAATAAGACTAACAAATAGCTGTCCAGTGATCAAACACATGATGATCACCAAATGGAAGACCTATCTGTTCCCTTGTTTGTACTTTGTTTCTAATGCATTTCTGTTGTAGTATCACGGCTGAGATGGTTGTTACTTTGCAGGGAACCACGTTTGTAGAGCAACTAGTGGAGGATGAAAGCCAGATGGAAGGCATACCTGCTGACTGCTCTCATATAATGAACTGGCATGTGCCATTTGGATCTGAGAATCTTGCCTATCCTAAAGGATGGCGAGTTGGGACGAATCTGGATGTGATTATTCCTCTTAAATAATACCACCAGCTATGTTCATCAAAGCACTAACTCCTTTGACAGGTTTGTTTGTACCTTCCAGAAATCTGCTTTGGTTCTCTACACATGGATGGGTTCTTAGTTGTTACCCATTTCTTTCATGCTTCAACTTCACGCTAGCATATACACAAAAGGGTTATTCGGTTCCCTTTCATTTGTCTTTAGTATTTCAGTGAGATCAGCTCCACAAAATCACAGAAAGTGTGGTATCTCCCACACTACTATATTAAATCAATTGACTTTTGATTGCGACACATTTCAACTTTTGATGATCTGCCCTTGAGCCCATAAGGTTTATTACAGTCAGCTTTTACTTTCTATACCCTCTTTGTTAGGTTCAAAACATTTGTGTCATATCACCTGTGCTTTTCGTTTTTGTAATTGAAAGTGCTTGCTAGATTACCTCTACCCTTTTGGTAATATAATTCAGACCATTTCAGAAGCATCAAATTATGCGTTGCAGATTTGCTAACCTGATTGATTGGCACGTGGTCcaaatttttatttgtttgcatTCACCATTGCTATCCTTTCCACCGCTGAATAAGTTAATATCAAATTTAATATTCATTTTTACCTCAGCTAATTATTGCTATTGTTTTTCAGGCATATACTGTAGAATTAAAAGCCATGAAGCTTTGGCTTGAGTAGTGCAGAGGAATCCCATGTTTGACTACATTTGGGAAGCAGCTCTTGGAAAGAGGAGGCTTCAGTTTTGCGCAACCTAATGCGGAACTTCTGCTGCTATAGTCAAACTTTTGGGAGATATTTTGTAGGGTGAAAATTAGTGCAGCATCAGCAAAGAAGCCAGCAATCTCGCTGCAAAGCT from Setaria italica strain Yugu1 chromosome VII, Setaria_italica_v2.0, whole genome shotgun sequence includes the following:
- the LOC101771675 gene encoding probable glucuronosyltransferase Os04g0103100, translated to MASIRRPHSPAKQHLLRHHHPFASSSPPSSPLRHSSTSSSSSPRNHHHHLAAAGYPHPFLFFSRRPLPRFAAFFLLGSFLGLLHFLSHLPHTPHIQPTVSPNNPAVTTDFPIVRLQDDDDTNTNRKKLLIVVTPTRARAAQAYYLSRMGQTLRLVDPPVLWVVVEAGKPTPEAAAALRRTAVMHRYVGCCDKLNASDSSSIDLRPHQMNAALELVENHRLDGIVYFAHEEGVYSLELFQRLRQIRRFGTWPVPVISEDRKDGVVLEGPVCKQNQVVGWHTSEDSSKLRRFHVAMSGFAFNSTMLWDPKLRSHLAWNSIRHQDTVKEGFQGTTFVEQLVEDESQMEGIPADCSHIMNWHVPFGSENLAYPKGWRVGTNLDVIIPLK